The Mercenaria mercenaria strain notata chromosome 1, MADL_Memer_1, whole genome shotgun sequence nucleotide sequence TACCGACACCAATTTTACCGATTGTTCCAAACATGAAGAGAATCTCGTCAGCATGGGTCGCGCCTGGTATCCAGCTAGGAACTGAAAATCTACCGGCAGATGGTTTCGGCGCGAAGTGATACATAAAGTTTTTGCCGGACTTATTATGAATACGTGCCATTTCTATAGCTGGTATGGCAAAAGATCGGTCCCCTATCAGTTTGGTAATTTGCAGACGAACTGAGTTGTAATCATCAGGGTTTGTCCAGTTCGTATACTGAGCCTCGACTACTTTCATTACCTCATCTGCAAAGTCCATACTAAACATACTAGGCAAATAATTTGTTCTCATTTCCTCGCGTGTGATCTGTATGTTTTCTATTTGTCCGGGCGGTCCCATCACAAAAGGCAACATGAATGCCCCTTCAAAGGCATTAAAGCCGCTTAAAATATCCAGTGAACGGAAGAATTCAACTTCTTTCAAACTCTTATTTTCCGACATTTTTGTTATATGCAGATAATTCATTCCAATTAAGTCGTCATCTACTAATGGACCGAAACGTACAAACAAATTCTGCAATATTGTTAAATATTCGTCCACAGTTTTCTCCCTCAAGCAATCCATCACTTCCTCCGCCGAATCAATCATACATCCAAGGCTGCCTGCAACCGTTACTGTGTCCTTCCACCCATCCTTATCTAGGCCGAAATTTGGACCAGATACACTTCCACTTTGTGTAATGACTCTATTGAAAAGTCCATGGTTTATTTTGGGACTAAGTGCCTGTAGAACTACACTAATGCCACCGGCAGATCCACCAGCAATTGTTACTTTTTCATTATCTCCGCCAAAGTCCCCAATGTAGTCATGAACCCATTGTAAAGCCATATGTTGGTCCCATAGGCCAAAGTTTCTGGGTTCCTTGTCATATCCGGTACTGAGAAATCCAAACACGCCAAGCCTGTAGTTGACAGTAACAACAATAATGTTACCTGTCGCAGCCAGAGTAGATCCATTATAATGGTTGGATGCTCCTGCTTCAAACCCGCCTCCATGTATCCAAACCATAACAGCATACGTATTTGGGCTTTCAGCTGGGATCGTGACGTCTCGTTCAGGAACATATACATTGAGAAATAAACAATTCTCGCTCTGCGGGACTCCCGCAGCTTCCGTCGTCCATGCAAACTGTGTGCATATAGCGCCATGCGTCTGTGCATAAAATGGCGAAGGCAATGACGTCAGAGGTTCTGGCTTGCGAAATCTCAGGTCCCCAGTTGGCGGTTGAGCATATGGAATACCAAGGTATTCGTGTACATTCCTGTCAATAAATCCTTCTAAATGTACCTTTGAAGTTTTCCCTACAATGTCTCCTAATGTACTGTTAATTGTTGGTGTCTGAGAAAACGTAGATAAAACTAAAGAACAAAacgtaaatatataaaaataaatgttatccaTTTTGGATGTCTTAATTCGATTTTATCCTATTTTAAATCCAAAAccgtataaaacatgtaaaagtcAACCTATATTGGACGGTTCAGTAATTGTAGTGTTATACAGTGTCAAGCTCTTTAAAGTTGTAAACTATTTTTAAGCGAATTAT carries:
- the LOC123545632 gene encoding carboxylesterase 5A-like: MDNIYFYIFTFCSLVLSTFSQTPTINSTLGDIVGKTSKVHLEGFIDRNVHEYLGIPYAQPPTGDLRFRKPEPLTSLPSPFYAQTHGAICTQFAWTTEAAGVPQSENCLFLNVYVPERDVTIPAESPNTYAVMVWIHGGGFEAGASNHYNGSTLAATGNIIVVTVNYRLGVFGFLSTGYDKEPRNFGLWDQHMALQWVHDYIGDFGGDNEKVTIAGGSAGGISVVLQALSPKINHGLFNRVITQSGSVSGPNFGLDKDGWKDTVTVAGSLGCMIDSAEEVMDCLREKTVDEYLTILQNLFVRFGPLVDDDLIGMNYLHITKMSENKSLKEVEFFRSLDILSGFNAFEGAFMLPFVMGPPGQIENIQITREEMRTNYLPSMFSMDFADEVMKVVEAQYTNWTNPDDYNSVRLQITKLIGDRSFAIPAIEMARIHNKSGKNFMYHFAPKPSAGRFSVPSWIPGATHADEILFMFGTIGKIGVGKENAWEIELAMKMMKYWTNFVKTGNPNSPDPVSPKWPGYSIDTGDYLMLDKSMSDESARQHFYAEEANFWLEVFPDLVDAVQEDDKGNCGDGIFTSAAPNVPVYNTAAFITVVTLAFFSMF